One genomic segment of Deltaproteobacteria bacterium includes these proteins:
- a CDS encoding glucan 1,4-alpha-glucosidase codes for MKDAPGKPGIVPKWTSSAKSGVGTALSNNSSLWFTLSHGIINEIYYPRIDQACTRDVGLIITDGDSFFSEEKRNTYNDIKYLKDGVPAFSLVNSCIHSRFKTYKEILTDPERNTLLQRTRFEPLDNKNYHVYVLLAPHISNMGYGNNAVVGEYKGAQMLFAYHENVAISLACSNGFLKRSAGYVGFSDGWQDVYRHKSMEWEYASAMDGNVALIGEVDWKKNNGEFVLAIGFGRTTAESGQAAVSSLLKGFDNARIEYIESWSNYHSRLHGIKHAGFAKPVDMYLASLSVLKTHEAKHTMGAVLASLSIPWGQAMGDDDISGYHLVWPRDLVETAGGFLAAGDRDTAREILFYLMATQEQDGHWPQNMWIDGTPFWNGIQLDETAFPILLAGMLKREKALNNIDPWPMVQRAAKFILHNGPVTQQDRWEEDPGYSPFTLAVEISALIVASDFADEKGEYQKALYLRETADMWNASIERWIYVTGTNMAKRLGIEGYYVRIAPPDVADAGSPLKGFVPIKNRPAGYNVEPAVHIVSPDFLALVRFGLRAPDDPHILNTLKAVDAMLKLDTPYGTSWHRYNDDGYGEHTDGSPFNGTGRGRLWPLLTGERAHYELQKGNIDAAKKLLSDMEKFSSETGLISEQVWDSKDIAEKELFFGRPSGSAMPLVWAHAEYIKLLRSIQDKMVFDMSQKVYTRYAVKSQGSTVWSWKHNHKCRLIKKGFNLRIETASPVMVHWSTDRWKTTRDTESKDTGFDMYVTDLETRYLEPGKVILFTFYWSIENRWEGKDYTVSVQE; via the coding sequence ATGAAAGATGCGCCCGGTAAACCCGGGATTGTCCCTAAGTGGACTTCAAGTGCAAAGAGCGGCGTTGGGACGGCACTGAGCAATAACAGCAGTCTCTGGTTTACATTAAGTCATGGTATAATAAATGAGATATATTATCCGCGCATTGATCAGGCATGCACAAGGGATGTAGGGCTCATTATTACAGACGGTGATTCTTTTTTCTCAGAAGAAAAAAGGAATACCTATAACGACATAAAATATCTTAAAGACGGGGTTCCTGCATTTAGCCTTGTTAATTCATGCATACATTCAAGATTTAAAACGTACAAAGAGATTTTGACAGATCCCGAAAGAAACACTTTGCTGCAGCGTACGCGTTTTGAACCTCTGGATAATAAAAATTATCATGTTTATGTGCTGCTTGCTCCTCATATATCAAACATGGGATACGGCAATAATGCCGTTGTAGGTGAGTACAAAGGCGCACAAATGCTTTTTGCTTATCATGAGAACGTTGCGATTTCGCTTGCATGCTCTAACGGGTTTTTAAAACGTTCTGCCGGTTATGTCGGTTTCTCGGATGGATGGCAGGATGTGTACAGGCACAAAAGCATGGAATGGGAATATGCATCGGCAATGGACGGTAATGTTGCACTCATCGGCGAGGTAGATTGGAAGAAAAACAATGGAGAGTTTGTCCTTGCTATTGGATTTGGAAGGACTACTGCGGAGTCTGGACAGGCTGCTGTATCTTCTTTACTGAAAGGTTTTGATAATGCCAGGATCGAATATATCGAGAGCTGGAGTAATTATCACAGCAGGCTGCACGGCATAAAACATGCGGGTTTTGCAAAGCCGGTAGATATGTATCTCGCAAGTTTATCCGTTTTAAAAACCCATGAAGCAAAGCATACCATGGGTGCTGTCCTTGCATCGTTATCTATCCCATGGGGACAGGCGATGGGAGATGATGATATTAGCGGCTACCATCTTGTCTGGCCGCGTGATCTCGTAGAAACAGCTGGCGGATTTTTAGCTGCAGGGGATCGGGATACTGCAAGGGAAATCCTGTTCTACTTGATGGCTACGCAGGAGCAGGACGGCCACTGGCCGCAGAATATGTGGATAGACGGTACACCATTCTGGAATGGGATACAGCTTGATGAAACTGCCTTTCCTATACTGCTCGCCGGCATGCTGAAACGGGAAAAGGCGCTTAACAATATAGATCCGTGGCCGATGGTACAAAGAGCGGCGAAGTTTATTTTGCATAACGGGCCAGTAACGCAGCAGGACAGGTGGGAAGAGGATCCCGGGTATTCACCGTTTACCCTTGCAGTAGAAATATCCGCTTTAATCGTGGCATCCGACTTTGCAGATGAAAAGGGGGAATATCAAAAGGCTCTATATTTGAGAGAAACAGCAGATATGTGGAATGCATCTATAGAAAGATGGATATATGTAACCGGCACAAACATGGCAAAGCGGTTGGGCATAGAAGGCTATTATGTGAGAATTGCTCCGCCGGATGTTGCGGATGCCGGCTCACCCTTAAAGGGATTTGTTCCAATAAAGAACAGACCAGCCGGTTATAATGTAGAGCCCGCTGTTCATATTGTAAGCCCGGATTTTCTTGCGCTTGTAAGATTCGGCTTAAGAGCACCGGATGATCCTCATATCCTAAATACACTAAAGGCGGTGGACGCCATGCTCAAGCTCGATACGCCTTATGGCACATCATGGCACAGGTATAACGATGATGGGTATGGTGAGCATACGGATGGTTCGCCTTTTAATGGTACAGGCAGAGGAAGACTTTGGCCGCTTCTTACAGGTGAACGGGCACACTATGAATTACAGAAAGGTAATATAGATGCGGCAAAAAAATTATTGTCCGATATGGAAAAATTTAGTAGTGAAACAGGGCTTATTTCAGAACAGGTATGGGATTCTAAGGACATAGCGGAGAAAGAGCTGTTTTTTGGAAGGCCCTCCGGGTCAGCTATGCCCCTGGTATGGGCGCATGCTGAATACATAAAACTTTTACGTTCTATTCAGGACAAAATGGTTTTTGATATGAGCCAAAAGGTGTATACAAGATATGCAGTCAAGTCTCAGGGTTCTACTGTATGGTCATGGAAGCACAATCATAAATGCAGGTTAATTAAAAAAGGATTCAATTTAAGGATAGAAACCGCATCACCCGTAATGGTTCACTGGAGCACCGATAGGTGGAAAACAACCCGCGATACCGAATCGAAGGATACGGGATTTGACATGTATGTAACGGATCTCGAGACAAGATACCTTGAGCCCGGCAAGGTTATTTTATTTACCTTCTACTGGTCAATAGAAAACAGATGGGAAGGCAAAGATTACACGGTATCGGTTCAGGAATAA
- a CDS encoding glucose 1-dehydrogenase has protein sequence MKAIAVTPGNPGMIIVDRQEPVIQAPDDIKVRIMLVGICGTDKEEIKGNRFKLSQDEQNLVIGHEMFGVVEDVGTAVKKFKKGDYTVFTVRRGCGHCVSCNMNRPDMCTTGDYTERGIWGRDGYQTEFVVDKEQYAVKIPDEIQDTGVLIEPLSVAEKAIDEAIKIQSARLPYYNSKENVIGGKNVLVAGLGPIGLLASFILCLKGANVYGLDIVDKHSIRAMLLESIGGKYIDGRVNTPVQIQKNVGKMDMIFEATGISSLEFNLLDTLGINGIYVLTGIPSGNRPIRIDGAEIIRSLVLNNQVLIGSVNASHAHFQMAADDLLKFKKTYKNEIDKIITSRIDYNNIKDAISHDDQNQIKIAVEWMQ, from the coding sequence ATGAAAGCAATTGCTGTTACACCGGGTAATCCGGGTATGATTATAGTAGATAGACAGGAGCCGGTTATACAGGCACCGGATGATATAAAGGTAAGGATTATGCTCGTTGGCATATGCGGAACCGATAAAGAAGAGATAAAGGGTAACAGATTCAAGCTGTCCCAGGACGAACAGAATCTCGTTATAGGCCATGAGATGTTTGGTGTTGTTGAGGATGTAGGCACTGCCGTTAAAAAATTTAAAAAAGGCGATTACACCGTTTTTACGGTAAGACGGGGCTGCGGACATTGCGTAAGCTGTAATATGAACAGGCCGGACATGTGCACTACGGGTGATTATACGGAACGCGGCATCTGGGGTAGAGACGGTTATCAGACAGAATTTGTTGTGGATAAAGAGCAATACGCGGTTAAAATACCAGATGAGATTCAAGATACGGGTGTTTTAATAGAGCCGTTATCTGTAGCCGAAAAAGCAATAGATGAAGCGATCAAGATACAGAGTGCACGTCTTCCTTATTACAACAGCAAGGAGAATGTCATAGGGGGGAAAAATGTCCTGGTGGCCGGACTTGGTCCCATAGGCTTGCTTGCAAGTTTTATCCTGTGTTTAAAGGGTGCTAACGTGTACGGCCTTGATATAGTGGATAAACATAGTATAAGGGCAATGCTGCTCGAAAGTATAGGCGGTAAATACATTGATGGCAGAGTAAATACTCCAGTACAGATTCAGAAAAACGTAGGCAAGATGGATATGATCTTTGAAGCAACAGGCATTTCTTCACTTGAGTTTAATCTGCTTGATACTCTCGGCATAAACGGGATTTATGTTTTAACAGGAATTCCTTCAGGGAACAGACCAATACGAATAGACGGTGCTGAGATTATAAGGAGCCTGGTTTTGAACAATCAGGTGCTGATTGGCAGTGTTAACGCAAGCCATGCACATTTTCAAATGGCGGCTGATGATCTGTTAAAATTTAAAAAGACGTATAAGAATGAAATTGATAAAATTATTACATCACGCATTGATTATAATAATATTAAAGACGCGATATCTCACGATGATCAAAATCAGATTAAAATCGCAGTGGAGTGGATGCAATGA
- a CDS encoding TetR/AcrR family transcriptional regulator, with the protein MKRQTTEIRQGQIKKAVLDIIFKDGLDQLSTRNLAQRVGITEGAIFRHFKTKRDIMLSIMQDVKSNLIGELRRITLSAEGSEKRLSSFLCMHVNYLLENKGITILLFSEAAHMNDNELKSNLHEILSEQKSLISKIIKDGMAEGFWNKKLDVDDIATIYMGIPITLNIELILNPDMFNINNFCKRMFFLMQRMMSK; encoded by the coding sequence ATGAAAAGACAGACGACTGAGATCCGACAGGGACAGATTAAAAAGGCGGTCCTCGATATTATCTTCAAGGACGGATTGGATCAGTTATCAACAAGGAACCTGGCCCAAAGGGTCGGCATAACAGAAGGTGCGATATTCCGCCATTTTAAAACCAAACGAGATATAATGCTGAGCATTATGCAGGATGTAAAGTCCAACCTTATTGGTGAATTGAGGCGGATTACACTGAGTGCCGAAGGATCAGAAAAAAGGTTGTCCTCCTTTCTTTGCATGCATGTTAACTATCTTCTTGAAAACAAAGGCATTACAATTCTTCTCTTTTCAGAGGCCGCACACATGAACGATAATGAACTGAAGAGTAACCTACATGAGATTCTTTCAGAGCAGAAGTCGCTGATCAGCAAGATCATAAAGGATGGGATGGCGGAAGGTTTCTGGAACAAGAAACTCGATGTGGATGATATTGCAACTATCTACATGGGTATTCCCATAACCCTTAATATCGAGCTTATTTTAAACCCGGATATGTTCAACATAAACAACTTCTGCAAAAGAATGTTCTTTTTGATGCAGCGCATGATGTCGAAATAG
- a CDS encoding TolC family protein, protein MLLKKSYITFLFVPFTVLLLCATVMSGDVYTLDSAIKEAIQNNYLIQSTVDQIKAAEAQKRGATASMLPELSFDYSAIGLKNQPYLSIPHRPLPVFNAGKPNGAYVYLPPRMYMNGTALINWEIELKQPIFTGFALINERKLAELGINITKVQREEAILNIEEEVKIAYFNVLRAQKQVQVADERVEQLTSHEYEAQHFYHRGIVAYNDLLKSQVALADAVQYKTQAGANLDIARANFNTILNRDLAKNLQLENITSVTFSDYDPASLTDEALQDRPELKALGIRVKQADTHVKLAESEYYPHIFAFAAYTQAGQDGLAARNEFQNQYNQMVGIGIKWTIFNWLKTTNNAQQANYTKSAIKNQLNSFMNAVKLQVKSDIIELNTAAEDISTSQTALEQAKENYRITNLQYGQQLVTSTEVLDAQTYLTQAELNYYNALYGYEISLAKLERSIGRNDYGK, encoded by the coding sequence ATGCTGTTAAAAAAATCATATATAACATTTTTATTTGTGCCATTCACTGTATTACTACTCTGTGCTACTGTAATGTCTGGTGATGTCTATACGCTTGATTCAGCCATAAAAGAGGCCATCCAAAACAATTATTTGATTCAGAGTACTGTGGATCAGATCAAGGCGGCTGAGGCACAGAAGCGCGGTGCCACTGCAAGTATGTTACCGGAGCTTTCATTCGATTACAGTGCTATAGGTTTAAAGAATCAACCTTATCTCAGCATACCTCACAGGCCCTTGCCGGTTTTTAACGCAGGTAAACCCAATGGAGCTTATGTCTATCTCCCGCCACGCATGTATATGAACGGGACCGCCCTCATAAACTGGGAGATTGAGTTGAAGCAGCCGATCTTTACCGGGTTTGCACTCATTAACGAAAGGAAGCTTGCGGAGCTAGGCATAAATATAACGAAGGTGCAGCGCGAAGAGGCTATTTTGAACATCGAGGAAGAGGTAAAGATTGCGTACTTCAATGTTCTTCGAGCACAGAAACAAGTGCAGGTTGCCGATGAGCGGGTAGAACAACTGACATCACACGAGTACGAGGCACAGCATTTTTATCACAGAGGTATCGTAGCGTACAATGACCTGTTAAAATCACAGGTGGCATTGGCGGACGCAGTTCAATACAAGACTCAGGCAGGAGCCAATCTGGATATTGCCAGAGCAAACTTTAACACGATTTTGAATAGAGACTTAGCAAAAAATTTACAGTTGGAAAATATTACATCGGTAACTTTTTCGGACTATGATCCGGCATCCTTGACGGATGAAGCACTGCAGGACAGACCTGAGCTCAAGGCACTGGGTATACGGGTAAAACAGGCGGATACACACGTCAAGCTTGCAGAAAGTGAATATTATCCGCATATCTTTGCCTTTGCCGCATATACACAGGCCGGTCAGGATGGGCTTGCAGCAAGAAATGAATTCCAGAATCAATATAATCAGATGGTGGGGATTGGTATCAAATGGACGATATTTAACTGGTTAAAAACAACCAATAATGCCCAACAGGCAAATTATACGAAATCGGCAATAAAGAACCAGCTTAATTCTTTTATGAATGCGGTAAAACTTCAGGTTAAAAGTGACATCATAGAACTGAATACCGCTGCTGAGGATATAAGCACCTCTCAGACAGCACTTGAGCAGGCAAAAGAAAACTACCGCATAACAAACCTTCAGTACGGGCAGCAACTGGTTACATCCACAGAGGTTTTAGACGCACAAACGTATCTTACACAGGCTGAACTCAATTATTACAATGCACTGTATGGTTATGAAATAAGCCTGGCAAAACTGGAAAGGAGCATAGGGAGGAATGACTATGGAAAATAA
- a CDS encoding HlyD family secretion protein: protein MENKNLENNSKEPAKKPKNKFKRRVIFIVSAIVVLIGLIAEIPNIRFMFTHVDTDDAFVEGSSAIVPVAPQVKGQVVKVFVHDNQYVKIGDPLFTIDSSDYSEDTNRADAQYRANKNELKQISLSIVIQKEILVKAGYELKADSAMNKLNKENAERYSNLWKDNAVSRLSYDEMKTRYEVSSAKVNVDRTNIVQIQTSIRNLKQELKTKMFVTQALKAGYKLAVINLQRTTVYAPCDGYVTKKNVNKGAYVMPGIPYLAIVNLDNVWIAANFKETDIHKIKIGAPVTIKVDAYPGKIFKGHVASFQSGSGSAFSLLPPENATGNFIKVVQRVPVKILLDKASYSDTPLYPGLSVYPYVLIEH from the coding sequence ATGGAAAATAAAAACTTAGAAAATAACTCAAAAGAACCTGCTAAAAAACCGAAAAATAAGTTTAAAAGAAGAGTAATATTTATAGTCTCTGCAATAGTGGTTCTGATAGGCTTGATAGCGGAGATTCCCAATATAAGGTTCATGTTTACACATGTGGATACGGATGACGCCTTTGTAGAGGGGAGCAGTGCCATTGTTCCAGTAGCACCACAGGTAAAAGGTCAGGTTGTTAAGGTCTTCGTTCACGACAATCAATATGTTAAGATCGGGGATCCGTTATTCACTATTGATTCGTCCGATTACTCTGAGGATACAAACAGGGCGGATGCCCAGTACCGGGCAAATAAAAACGAACTGAAGCAAATATCTTTATCCATTGTGATTCAAAAAGAAATACTGGTGAAAGCAGGCTATGAATTAAAGGCTGATTCTGCAATGAATAAATTGAACAAAGAAAACGCAGAGAGATACTCCAATCTATGGAAGGATAATGCGGTATCCAGACTTTCTTATGATGAGATGAAAACCAGGTATGAGGTCAGTTCGGCAAAAGTGAATGTGGATCGGACGAACATAGTCCAGATCCAGACAAGCATTAGAAATTTAAAACAAGAATTGAAAACTAAGATGTTTGTCACACAGGCATTGAAAGCCGGATATAAATTGGCCGTTATAAATTTACAGAGGACTACCGTATATGCCCCATGTGATGGTTATGTTACGAAAAAGAATGTCAATAAAGGTGCTTATGTTATGCCGGGTATTCCCTACCTCGCTATTGTGAATCTTGATAATGTATGGATCGCAGCAAATTTTAAAGAGACTGATATTCATAAGATAAAGATCGGAGCGCCGGTTACTATCAAGGTTGATGCGTATCCGGGAAAGATATTTAAGGGACATGTTGCAAGCTTCCAATCCGGCAGCGGTTCCGCCTTCAGTCTGCTGCCGCCGGAGAACGCAACTGGCAACTTTATCAAGGTGGTCCAAAGAGTTCCTGTGAAAATTCTTCTTGATAAAGCCTCTTATTCAGATACACCGCTTTATCCGGGTTTGTCGGTTTACCCATATGTACTGATAGAACATTGA
- a CDS encoding DHA2 family efflux MFS transporter permease subunit, translating to MTKTNKWLVTLAVIPSTTLFSIDMSVVNVALPYIKGSMSASIEEITWVITGYMLSGVILMPLVGFFSSVFGRKNYYILSVLLFTVSSLLCGIAWDLPSIVVFRLLQGMGGGALIPLAQAILAETFPREEQGIAMAIFSLAIVLGPAIGPYLGGWIVTNYSWPWVFFVNLPIGLLNLVLLYMFIEDPPFIQKLKGGVDWWGIIFLTIGLGAMQIVLTDGEYKDWFSSNYIVTLTIISALAITLFTVKELFSEYPAVNLKILKDINLSANSFLSMVFSLGMFGSLFLLPMFLQNIMGYSAYDAGLAIMSRGLAMAFAMPLAGRLFNKLGPKLLVGTGFVLAIISSIQLGSLSLDMGFWEIFWPQFIQGIGFGFIIVSLNVSSLSTIENRFKTDASGLYNLIRQVAGSIGIAMLATMMDNNVQLNHEVLGRNVSVYNTPSLMLLKHAAAITHSPVVYLPTKKALTLINGLITKQAFMIASNHAFLFMALAFLITLPVVFVLKGIKASKNSSDKNVSPTMEI from the coding sequence ATGACTAAAACCAATAAATGGCTTGTAACCTTAGCGGTTATACCGAGTACAACCCTTTTCAGTATAGATATGAGCGTTGTCAACGTTGCATTACCCTACATCAAAGGGTCCATGTCGGCGTCTATCGAAGAGATAACATGGGTAATAACCGGTTATATGTTGTCCGGCGTGATATTGATGCCTCTGGTCGGTTTTTTCAGTTCCGTTTTCGGAAGAAAAAACTATTATATACTTTCGGTCCTTCTGTTCACGGTCAGTTCGTTACTGTGCGGCATTGCATGGGACCTGCCTTCCATTGTCGTGTTCCGGCTTTTGCAGGGCATGGGCGGGGGTGCGTTGATCCCCCTTGCGCAGGCAATTCTTGCGGAGACGTTCCCCCGGGAAGAGCAGGGCATAGCAATGGCTATATTCAGCCTTGCCATTGTGCTTGGCCCGGCAATAGGGCCTTATCTTGGCGGCTGGATCGTTACCAACTATTCATGGCCATGGGTCTTCTTTGTTAATCTGCCTATCGGTCTGCTCAACCTTGTTCTGCTGTACATGTTTATCGAGGATCCCCCATTTATTCAGAAGCTAAAGGGAGGCGTGGATTGGTGGGGTATCATCTTTCTGACCATTGGACTGGGTGCAATGCAGATCGTCTTAACGGATGGAGAATATAAGGACTGGTTTTCCTCAAACTATATCGTAACATTAACAATCATTTCAGCACTTGCCATAACCCTTTTCACTGTAAAAGAACTTTTTTCGGAATACCCAGCGGTTAATTTAAAAATTTTAAAAGATATAAACCTCTCCGCAAACTCCTTCCTCTCAATGGTTTTTAGTCTGGGCATGTTTGGCAGCCTTTTTCTTTTACCCATGTTTCTACAGAATATAATGGGGTATTCAGCCTATGACGCAGGTCTGGCAATAATGTCACGTGGACTTGCAATGGCTTTCGCAATGCCACTGGCCGGGAGGCTATTCAATAAACTAGGGCCAAAACTTCTGGTCGGTACCGGATTTGTATTGGCAATAATCTCATCTATACAGCTCGGAAGCCTTAGCCTGGACATGGGGTTCTGGGAAATATTCTGGCCGCAGTTTATTCAAGGTATAGGTTTTGGTTTCATTATTGTCTCATTGAATGTGTCTTCACTGTCAACGATAGAAAATAGATTTAAAACGGATGCATCTGGGTTGTATAACTTAATCAGGCAGGTAGCAGGCTCCATCGGAATCGCCATGCTTGCCACAATGATGGACAATAATGTTCAACTTAATCACGAGGTGCTCGGGAGAAATGTGAGCGTTTATAATACCCCGAGCCTCATGCTTTTGAAGCACGCCGCTGCGATAACGCATTCTCCAGTTGTGTATCTTCCAACTAAAAAGGCTTTGACTTTAATTAACGGACTTATAACAAAACAG